The Calditrichota bacterium DNA segment GGCATTCCTGTTCCAGCTTTGAGTAGCGCATTGTCCTATTTTGACAGCTATCGCAGTGAACAGCTGCCGGCAAATCTGCTGCAGGCGCAGCGCGACTATTTCGGCGCGCATACGTTTGAACGACTGGATCAGCCGAGAGGCATGTTTTTTCATCATCAATGGGGGGGAAATAATTAGCCACGAAGACGCCAGGTCTAATATTTTAAACAGAATAGCAATGAAAGGCAATAAAAGCCTTACGGCTTAATTCCGAAATTGGGATGGAGTTAAGGCGTCAGCCTTTTAAAAACAATAATCTTATGCCTATCATTCGATTTTTACTAGTCAT contains these protein-coding regions:
- a CDS encoding NADP-dependent phosphogluconate dehydrogenase (catalyzes the formation of D-ribulose 5-phosphate from 6-phospho-D-gluconate), which gives rise to GIPVPALSSALSYFDSYRSEQLPANLLQAQRDYFGAHTFERLDQPRGMFFHHQWGGNN